From Meles meles chromosome 5, mMelMel3.1 paternal haplotype, whole genome shotgun sequence, one genomic window encodes:
- the LOC123941189 gene encoding transmembrane protein 14C — MQKDSGPLVPLHWIGFGYAALVASGGIIGYAKAGSVPSLAAGLLFGSLAGLGAYQLSQDPRNIWVFLATSGTLAGIMGMRFYHSGKFMPAGLIAGASLLMVAKLGVSFLNRPHQ, encoded by the exons ATGCAGAAGGACTCTGGCCCACT AGTGCCTTTACATTGGATTGGTTTTGGCTATGCAGCCCTGGTTGCTTCTGGTGGGATCATTGGCTATGCAAAAGCAG GTAGCGTCCCGTCACTGGCCGCTGGGCTGCTTTTTGGTAGCTTAGCAGGCCTGGGTGCTTATCAGCTGTCTCAGGACCCGAGGAACATCTGGGTGTTCCTAG CTACCTCTGGAACCTTAGCTGGCATTATGGGAATGAGATTCTACCACTCTGGAAAATTTATGCCTGCGGGCTTAATTGCCGGTGCcag TTTGCTGATGGTCGCCAAACTTGGAGTTAGTTTTTTGAATAGACCCCATCAGTAG